In Trichoderma asperellum chromosome 1, complete sequence, a single window of DNA contains:
- a CDS encoding uncharacterized protein (EggNog:ENOG41) produces MTPSKSQQSSESIVVSPGSKSHRLVDVPENPSPESVAQSSLKIGPPLTPLLSPRVLYLKAKKEIELKIKPKHREDSYNHQPTAISIRPDIEFSTKSSCSDLISDDECQTRATVEGTKDFLAAQNISKTGTWFKDELHTSKIGRKLFGKAPWHRKESGDSFTSVSSSIRAVLKGKTPPATPANHGLSYTST; encoded by the coding sequence atGACTCCGTCAAAATCCCAGCAGTCGAGTGAAAGTATCGTGGTTTCGCCGGGCTCAAAGAGCCATCGCTTGGTTGATGTCCCCGAAAATCCTTCGCCTGAGAGCGTTGCCCAATCGTCCCTAAAAATAGGGCCACCACTGACTCCGCTACTCTCACCCAGAGTCTTGTATCTGAAGGCTAAGAAGGAAATCGAATTGAAGATCAAGCCGAAGCACCGTGAAGATTCGTATAACCATCAGCCCACAGCCATCAGCATTCGCCCAGATATCGAATTTTCAACCAAGTCTTCCTGCAGCGATCTGATATCTGATGATGAGTGCCAAACCCGAGCAACAGTTGAAGGCACCAAAGATTTCCTCGCTGCTCAAAACATCAGCAAGACAGGAACGTGGTTCAAGGACGAACTTCACACATCCAAGATAGGCCGCAAGCTTTTTGGCAAAGCACCGTGGCATCGGAAGGAATCTGGCGACTCGTTTACCAGCGTTTCTAGCTCCATACGAGCGGTGCTCAAGGGCAAGACGCCTCCTGCAACTCCTGCAAATCATGGCCTAAGTTACACAAGTACGTAA
- a CDS encoding uncharacterized protein (EggNog:ENOG41): MSVDKHPKSSTARVPSASQDANYFDISAPSPGPPFLFLTFAAPSNNAYEPPRSTPWERAMQDGAFTNSTSPSGSAVDRQRVNSLSATTSKFGVDPPRPPREGYE, encoded by the exons ATGTCCGTAGACAAACACCCAAAAAGCTCGACGGCGCGTGTTCCATCAGCCAGTCAGGACGCCAA CTATTTTGATATTTCAGCCCCTTCGCCCGGTCCGCCGTTCTTATTCCTCACGTTTGCGGCGCCCTCCAATAACGCCTACGAGCCTCCACGATCTACCCCCTGGGAGAGGGCTATGCAAGACGGCGCATTTACAAACTCAACTTCTCCATCAGGCTCAGCAGTTGACAGACAGAGAGTCAACTCCTTATCCGCCACTACATCAAAATTCGGCGTCGACCCGCCACGACCCCCTCGCGAAGGATACGAATAG
- a CDS encoding uncharacterized protein (BUSCO:EOG092D33G3), whose product MPKATTPNASRPGRRHNPLEDDVLATGILRNKPTKRKSKEAGESEENFVDSKASKNILRIGRELMEEENAERPTAKPTVDNFGYDSRFGEEEEEHKTYDDDEAWGDDDVEVEDVEVDPEDLDTYRKFMGGEEEDDLLKHGWDLKGSGEPQGESVNLADLILEKIAAHEAAKAGGGQIRAPDDEYELPPKVVEVYTKIGEILSRYKSGPLPKPFKILPTIPHWEDIIDITKPENWTPNACYQATRIFVSAKPGVVQRFLEMVILERVREDIYDTKKLNVHLFNSLKKGLYKPAAFFKGFLFPLIGSGTCTLREAHIISAVLARVSIPVLHSAAAIKGLCDIAAQEASQGSEGGGATNIFIKTLLEKKYALPYQAIDALVFHFLRFRAEDPASARAGDSMTVVMSGSDYKAKLPVIWHQSLLAFAQRYKGDITEDQREALLDLLLTHGHSAIGPEVRRELLAGRGRGVPLEPQGMALDGDDTMEMDA is encoded by the exons ATGCCCAAGGCAACAACTCCAAATGCCTCGCGCCCTGGGCGGCGCCACAATCCATTGGAAGATGACGTTCTGGCGACCGGCATCCTGCGCAACAAGCCTACCAAGAGAAAGTCCAAGGAGGCTGGGGAATCTGAGGAAAACTTTGTGGATTCCAAGGCCTCAAAGAACATTCTGCGGATAGGTCGTGAGCtgatggaagaggaaaatgcTGAGCGGCCGACAGCGAAGCCCACGGTGGACAATTTTGGCTATGATTCGAGAttcggcgaggaggaggaagagcacAAGACatacgatgacgacgaggcctggggtgatgatgatgtcgaggTCGAGGATGTCGAGGTTGATCCCGAAGACCTTGATACATACAGAAAGTTCATGGgaggcgaagaggaggacgacTTGCTGAAACACGGCTGGGATCTCAAGGGCTCTGGAGAGCCTCAGGGAGAGTCTGTCAATTTGGCCGACCTCATCCTGGAGAAAATTGCTGCCCATGAAGCGGCAAAGGCTGGCGGAGGCCAAATTCGCGCACCCGACGACGAATATGAACTTCCTCCCAAGGTTGTAGAGGTATACACCAA GATTGGCGAAATCCTCTCTCGTTACAAGTCCGGACCGCTTCCTAAGCCCTTCAAGATTCTTCCAACTATTCCTCACTGGGAAGATATTATCGATATCACCAAGCCCGAGAACTGGACCCCCAACGCCTGCTACCAAGCGACCAGAATATTCGTCTCCGCCAAGCCTGGCGTTGTCCAGCGATTCCTCGAGATGGTTATTCTGGAGAGGGTGCGCGAGGATATCTACGACACGAAGAAGCTTAATGTCCACTTATTCAACTCTCTCAAGAAGGGCCTTTACAAGCCCGCCGCATTCTTCAAGGGCTTCCTATTCCCTCTGATTGGCAGCGGCACCTGCACTCTGCGAGAGGCACACATTATTTCAGCAGTTCTGGCAAGAGTCTCCATCCCCGTGCTGCACTCCGCCGCGGCCATCAAGGGACTTTGCGATATTGCCGCTCAGGAGGCCTCTCAGGGTAGCGAAGGAGGCGGAGCAAccaacatcttcatcaagactctgctggagaagaaatATGCCCTTCCTTACCAAGCCATTGACGCCCTAGTCTTCCATTTCTTGAGATTCCGCGCCGAGGACCCTGCCTCTGCCAGGGCTGGCGACAGCATGACCGTCGTCATGAGTGGGTCTGATTACAAGGCCAAGCTGCCCGTTATCTGGCACCAGAGCTTGCTCGCTTTTGCGCAGAGGTATAAGGGCGATATCACGGAAGATCAGCGCGAGGCACTTCTGGATCTGCTGCTAACGCACGGTCACTCTGCTATTGGCCCTGAAGTCAGACGAGAACTGCTGGCCGGACGAGGCCGTGGAGTGCCTTTGGAGCCGCAAGGTATGGCCTTGGACGGCGACGACAcaatggagatggatgcatGA
- a CDS encoding uncharacterized protein (EggNog:ENOG41) has translation MPTELEELVGFIAHPNPQIRVVAIENLVPYSLSDPAIFKTEELKPVKHLKFLVRDHEKIAEHALNILINLTEDPVVLEFVASDEKFLELVFSHIVHNEEPNADLLAMLLANLSKYDGSKAFLQRKQEAPSQLGSDDSVLNQLMDLFVKGQDGAYNKKADYDYLAYVFADLAKHTEIRQYFLAPQTYDGVIPLTKLKVFTEHKSDIRRKGVANTIKNAAFEIPAHPSFLSESDINILPYILLPITGNEEYDVDETMEMLPDLQLLPSDKKRDSDTSNIQTHVETLTLLTATLEGRELMRKINVYPIIRETHMRVNDEGVQEACDRLVQVLMRDEATEDAPEEAEERIKEIEEDEDEELVEV, from the exons ATGCCGACAGAACTAGAAGAA CTTGTTGGCTTCATCGCCCATCCAAACCCCCAGATCAGAGTCGTCGCCATAGAGAACCTGGTCCCTTATTCGCTCTCTGACCCGGCCATCTTCAAGACCGAAGAGCTTAAACCAGTCAAGCATCTGAAATTCCTTGTTCGGGATCATGAG AAAATCGCCGAACATGCTTTGAATATTCTGATAAATTTGACTGAAGACCCAGTGGTCTTGGAGTTTGTAGCATCAGATGAGAAGTTCCTGGAGTTGGTATTCTCACACATAGTC CACAATGAAGAGCCCAATGCCGATCTACTAGCCATGCTCCTCGCCAACCTCTCCAAATACGACGGCTCCAAAGCTTTCCTGCAGCGAAAGCAGGAGGCGCCCTCACAGCTCGGCTCAGACGACAGCGTTCTCAACCAGCTCATGGATCTCTTCGTCAAAGGCCAAGACGGCGCATACAACAAGAAGGCAGACTATGACTACCTTGCCTACGTCTTCGCCGACCTCGCCAAGCACACAGAAATTCGACAGTACTTCCTCGCGCCTCAGACCTACGATGGCGTCATCCCCCTGACCAAGCTCAAAGTCTTCACAGAGCACAAGTCCGACATTCGAAGAAAGGGCGTCGCCAACACTATCAAGAACGCTGCCTTCGAGATCCCCGCTCATCCGTCATTCCTGTCCGAGTCAGACATCAACATCCTGCCGTACATCCTCCTGCCCATCACCGGCAACGAAGAGTACGATGTTGATGAGACGATGGAGATGTTGCCTGATCTGCAGCTCCTCCCGTCGGACAAGAAGCGTGATTCGGATACGTCCAACATCCAGACCCATGTTGAGACATTGACACTGTTGACGGCCACGCTGGAAGGCCGTGAGTTGATGAGGAAAATTAATGTGTATCCCATTATTCGAGAGACGCACATGAGAGTGAATGACGAGGGCGTACAAGAGGCATGTGATAGACTGGTACAAGTCCTCATGAGAGACGAAGCAACGGAAGACGCaccagaagaggcagaggagcgcataaaggagattgaagaggatgaagatgaagagctggTTGAAGtttga
- a CDS encoding uncharacterized protein (EggNog:ENOG41~TransMembrane:1 (n9-16c21/22o525-549i)~SECRETED:SignalP(1-21)): MTLNRMMKSVLLAFFLHPIQAQLTDWVADQINTTICTWEEPRAAIIQDKIFLDGGDISWLPGLKNGSYGQLASSGNVPGILFTYNLSYAFTPNTNVTGLLLQDPLSKILGGNSQANEDSPNYVDGALLANDAEFWFYGGQPELLIKPYPTKSSVLGYEAYQYGVLSSGFKPGYIANRLLPDDVSQYVTFGGAARAPSENLAWYFSGATSESNGLIPKGSDNTDSPTKISNYLITLNMTDQLFETWSNKSLPPDIKGRASPEVVWVPVGVQGILVALGGVVFPEYANVTRVSQNPKASESQSPKFMQTIDIYDVASKTWYTQPTTGGPSTRARGCAVVATASDSSSFNIYYYGGYDGIHLKDPFYDDVWVLSLPSFTWTQINNGTDSHARAGHKCFTPYPDQLMIIGGYPPLTGTSSNPKCLEGGPVAMFNLTSGEWMDSYDPTKFGDYGVPEKVQAAIGGNAAGGATATKPTPSGWANATLGKVFATPYQKKIAKYWPYPAAQTANPPAEPAPKPASKSSGLPSWVGPVLGVILGLIALTCIIVLFCLWRRRKSLKNRSSTNTSEEAGMRILSWIRGQPPSHKAATETTEEVPISPDMREYLHPSYTPSASASVPPQHHEMDDTQLVELPDNTTRAELQDTGLSPMDVRERYSHWFPGGRTDDALPSPTRSSLQSTSNIISPLNKDRNSDISHIAGSSGFPSPPILETDEGDKKSLMATPEAATTSSREQRDESARTSEGHEFVVSPPTAEENAGDDYLTAKKPSSSGTPTTRKSVFQEHHDDD, translated from the exons ATGACACTAAACCGGATGATGAAGTCGGTTCTTTTAGCATTCTTTTTGCACCCAATTCAGGCCCAGCTCACTGATTGGGTCGCTGATCAAATTAATACAACCATATGTACATGGGAAGAACCTAGAG CTGCTATTATTCAAGATAAAATCTTTCTTGACGGAGGTGACATCTCCTGGTTACCGGGATTGAAGAATGGATCGTATGGGCAACTCGCAAGTAGCG GAAACGTCCCTGGGATACTATTCACTTACAATCTGAGCTATGCATTTACCCCAAACACCAACGTTACCGGCCTCTTACTACAAGATCCTTTATCAAAAATATTAGGTGGAAATAGCCAAGCTAACGAGGATTCGCCAAACTATGTCGATGGCGCCCTCCTTGCTAACGACGCCGAATTCTGGTTCTACGGCGGTCAACCAGAACTGCTAATCAAGCCATACCCAACCAAAAGTAGTGTCCTCGGATACGAAGCCTACCAGTACGGGGTCCTATCAAGTGGATTTAAACCTGGATACATCGCAAACCGACTTCTACCTGACGATGTTAGTCAGTACGTCACATTTGGTGGTGCAGCAAGAGCTCCATCTGAGAATCTGGCTTGGTACTTTTCTGGAGCGACCTCTGAGTCCAATGGCCTAATTCCTAAAGGCTCCGACAATACGGACAGTCCAACAAAGATATCCAACTACCTCATAACGCTCAATATGACAGACCAACTTTTTGAGACGTGGAGCAATAAGTCGTTGCCTCCTGATATCAAGGGCCGGGCAAGCCCCGAGGTAGTTTGGGTCCCTGTTGGTGTGCAAGGCATTCTTGTCGCTCTCGGGGGCGTTGTCTTCCCAGAATATGCCAATGTGACTCGCGTGTCCCAAAACCCAAAAGCCAGT GAATCGCAAAGCCCGAAATTTATGCAAACTATTGACATTTATGACGTTGCCAGCAAAACGTGGTATACGCAACCAACCACGGGTGGGCCTAGCACCCGAGCTCGTGGATGTGCTGTCGTAGCTACGGCATCtgacagctccagcttcaaCATCTATTACTATGGCGGATATGACGGGATTCATCTCAAAGATCCATTCTATGACGACGTCTGggttctttctcttccatcttttaCGTGGACTCAGATCAACAATGGCACAGATTCCCACGCGCGAGCAGGACACAAATGCTTTACTCCATATCCTGACCAGCTAATGATAATCGGTGGCTATCCACCTCTCACTGGGACAAGTTCAAATCCAAAATGTTTAGAGGGTGGACCTGTTGCCATGTTCAATCTGACCAGCGGAGAATGGATGGATTCTTATGATCCCACGAAATTTGGTGACTATGGCGTCCCCGAGAAAGTCCAGGCTGCCATTGGAGGCAATGCGGCCGGTGGTGCAACTGCCACAAAGCCGACTCCCTCCGGCTGGGCAAATGCCACCCTTGGCAAAGTATTCGCTACGCCCTATCAAAAGAAGATTGCAAAATACTGGCCTTATCCGGCGGCTCAAACGGCCAATCCTCCAGCAGAGCCGGCACCAAAGCCAGCGTCCAAATCCAGCGGATTACCATCATGGGTAGGGCCAGTTCTAGGCGTCATTCTAGGTCTTATTGCGCTCACCTGTATTATTGTCTTGTTCTGCCTTTGGAGACGACGCAAGAGCCTCAAAAATCGGTCTAGTACGAATACTagtgaagaagctggcatgAGGATCCTCTCGTGGATCCGAGGACAACCTCCTTCTCACAAGGCCGCCACGGAAACAACAGAAGAAGTGCCTATAAGCCCAGACATGCGAGAATATCTACATCCTAGTTATACACCGTCGGCTTCAGCATCAGTCCCTCCCCAGCATCATGAAATGGACGATACGCAGTTGGTGGAGCTTC CTGATAATACAACCCGAGCTGAGCTTCAAGATACCGGCCTTTCGCCGATGGACGTCCGTGAGCGTTATTCTCACTGGTTTCCAGGCGGCAGGACTGATGACGCCTTGCCAAGCCCTACGAGAAGCTCTCTTCAAAGCACGTCTAATATCATCTCTCCATTGAATAAAGATCGAAACAGTGATATATCACATATTGCTGGGTCTAGCGGTTTTCCTTCGCCTCCGATACTCGAAACCGACGAGGGCGACAAGAAGTCACTAATGGCAACCCCTGAGGCAGCCACCACTTCGTCTAGAGAGCAGCGGGATGAATCAGCCAGGACGTCGGAGGGTCATGAATTTGTTGTTTCGCCTCCGACCGCAGAAGAGAATGCAGGGGACGACTATTTGACAGCGAAGAAACCTTCGTCTTCGGGTACCCCAACTACCAGAAAAAGCGTGTTCCAGGAGcaccatgatgatgattga